In Spiroplasma chinense, a single window of DNA contains:
- a CDS encoding DAK2 domain-containing protein, with protein MKDVQILKGMITSGVNNLYNNYPHIDKLNVFPVPDGDTGTNMNLTCTNGYAEIENENFEGISPLMAKFARGLIMGARGNSGVIFSQIVKGFSNGMKDREVLDIETWKLAFSNAKEVAYAAVMKPVEGTILTVIRETSEFVNSITDSKMDAKTFWEKTVEAANISLENTPELLPPLKEVGVVDSGGYGLVKFIEGIQYFVNKSKPIDRLKKLEENTGGNIEMDIEDEFGYCTEAIVNLNEELIGKLKVDTVRTTFEQYGNTSIVAVVDSDILKIHTHALMLGQVLTYLQQFGEFKTIKVENMNLQAERHVNDAGSVSSDAKKTAEKQRTLANDVATIAVVRSKGILNYFKDELNVDYVIDGGPKMNPSTNDFLAAIEKVDAKQVYIFPNDSNVLLAAKQAKELENMSKVTVLETKTIPQGITGYLSLDPEESSKKNEANIAKTIKNVTSISINKAARDATLDGVKIVEGQYMMIADKKVVISTNTLAEVFSKALAKYITSKTEIITIFTGVDASFKDINDLRKYLDENHDVEYEVVDGGQEVYSFIIGIE; from the coding sequence ATGAAAGATGTGCAAATTTTAAAAGGCATGATAACTAGCGGTGTTAACAATTTATATAACAATTACCCGCACATTGACAAACTAAATGTTTTCCCCGTACCTGATGGAGATACAGGAACTAACATGAACCTGACATGTACAAATGGTTATGCTGAAATAGAAAATGAAAACTTTGAAGGAATTTCTCCATTAATGGCGAAATTTGCAAGAGGTTTAATTATGGGGGCTCGTGGTAACTCAGGAGTTATATTTTCACAAATCGTAAAAGGATTTTCAAATGGAATGAAAGATAGAGAAGTTTTAGATATTGAAACTTGAAAACTAGCTTTCTCAAACGCAAAAGAAGTAGCATATGCTGCTGTTATGAAACCAGTTGAAGGTACTATTTTAACAGTAATTAGAGAAACAAGTGAATTTGTAAATTCAATTACAGATTCAAAAATGGACGCAAAAACATTTTGAGAAAAAACAGTGGAAGCTGCAAACATCTCGCTAGAAAACACACCAGAACTTTTACCACCTTTAAAAGAAGTGGGAGTTGTTGATAGTGGAGGTTATGGGCTTGTTAAATTTATTGAAGGAATTCAATACTTTGTAAACAAATCTAAACCAATAGACAGATTAAAAAAACTTGAAGAAAATACAGGTGGAAACATCGAAATGGACATCGAGGATGAATTTGGATATTGTACAGAAGCTATTGTTAATTTAAATGAAGAATTAATTGGGAAACTAAAAGTAGATACTGTAAGAACAACATTTGAACAATATGGAAATACTTCAATTGTTGCTGTAGTTGATTCAGACATTCTAAAAATACATACACATGCATTAATGCTTGGACAAGTATTGACTTACTTACAACAATTTGGAGAATTCAAAACTATTAAAGTTGAAAACATGAATCTTCAAGCTGAAAGACACGTTAATGATGCAGGTTCTGTATCAAGTGATGCTAAAAAAACTGCTGAAAAACAAAGAACATTAGCAAATGATGTTGCAACAATTGCTGTTGTAAGATCAAAAGGGATTTTAAATTACTTTAAAGATGAATTAAATGTAGATTACGTAATTGACGGGGGACCAAAAATGAACCCATCAACAAACGACTTCTTAGCAGCTATTGAAAAAGTAGATGCTAAACAAGTTTACATTTTCCCTAATGACTCAAACGTTTTATTAGCAGCAAAACAAGCAAAAGAATTAGAAAATATGTCAAAAGTAACAGTTTTAGAAACTAAAACTATTCCTCAAGGAATTACAGGTTACTTAAGTTTAGATCCAGAAGAATCAAGTAAGAAAAATGAAGCAAACATTGCAAAAACTATTAAAAATGTGACTTCAATTTCAATTAACAAAGCTGCAAGAGACGCAACACTTGATGGTGTAAAAATTGTTGAAGGACAATACATGATGATAGCTGATAAAAAAGTTGTTATCTCAACAAATACTCTAGCAGAAGTATTCTCAAAAGCTTTAGCAAAATACATTACTTCAAAAACTGAAATAATTACTATCTTTACAGGAGTGGACGCTTCTTTTAAAGATATAAACGATTTACGTAAATATTTAGATGAAAATCATGATGTTGAATATGAAGTTGTTGACGGAGGTCAAGAAGTATATTCATTTATCATTGGAATTGAATAA
- a CDS encoding Asp23/Gls24 family envelope stress response protein — MIDQTVYDAISNAVVTVPGVISFANCSAKSQSEIKTSDIKNAVEITSADNIGRVKIHIILINGVNIRDVVNEVQIRVKYELEKLNQFVRNYIVDVAVDDLEII, encoded by the coding sequence TGATCGACCAAACTGTTTATGATGCAATTAGCAATGCTGTAGTTACTGTACCGGGTGTAATTTCTTTTGCGAATTGCTCAGCAAAATCACAATCAGAAATTAAAACTAGCGACATAAAAAATGCTGTTGAAATTACTTCAGCAGATAACATCGGAAGAGTAAAAATCCATATCATTTTAATCAATGGGGTTAATATTAGAGACGTTGTTAATGAGGTTCAAATTCGCGTAAAGTATGAATTGGAAAAATTAAACCAATTTGTGCGAAATTATATAGTTGACGTAGCTGTGGATGATCTAGAAATTATTTAG